One Setaria italica strain Yugu1 chromosome I, Setaria_italica_v2.0, whole genome shotgun sequence DNA window includes the following coding sequences:
- the LOC101785963 gene encoding 40S ribosomal protein S11 produces MAEQTEKAFLKQPKVFLCPKKAAKGNKPGKGGNRFWKSIGLGFKTPREAIEGTYIDKKCPFTGTVSIRGRIIAGTCHSAKMNRTIIVRRNYLHFVKKYQRYEKRHSNIPAHISPCFRVKEGDHVIIGQCRPLSKTVRFNVLKVIPAGSKSGAVKKAFTAA; encoded by the exons ATGGCGGAGCAG ACTGAGAAGGCTTTTCTTAAGCAGCCGAAGGTGTTCCTCTG CccgaagaaggccgccaaggggAACAAGCCCGGCAAGGGGGGCAACAGGTTCTGGAAGAGCATTGGCCTTGGTTTCAAGACTCCCAGGGAGGCCATTGAAG GAACATACATTGATAAGAAATGCCCGTTCACTGGCACTGTGTCAATTAGAGGTCGCATCATTGCTGGAACATGCCATAGTGCTAAAATGAACAGGACTATCATTGTTCGCAGGAACTACCTTCACTTTGTCAAGAAATACCAGAG GTATGAGAAGAGGCACTCTAACATCCCTGCCCACATCTCCCCCTGCTTCCGTGTGAAGGAAGGAGACCACGTGATCATTGGCCAGTGCAG GCCACTGTCCAAGACCGTGAGGTTCAATGTGCTGAAGGTGATCCCTGCCGGGTCAAAGAGTGGTGCTGTGAAGAAGGCATTCACTGCTGCCTGA
- the LOC101786624 gene encoding calcium uptake protein, mitochondrial, which yields MAAALTRLRSAVGRLGPSRARAFSAAAAEAEAEAAGPRRDSRAFAAAAVAAGSGLGIWLLPSSPQPLADSGQVADAAAEAGGGKGAFSAFFGGVGAAGEREEDRRFLVGDSYRRRVFFNYEKRIRTRSPPEKIFEYFASVHSPEGEMYMLPTDLMRAVVPVFPPSESKIVREGRLRGERHPGELHCALSEFFMLFDTNGDGVISFSEYIFFVTLLSIPESSFNVAFKMFDLDHNGEIDKDEFKKVMTLMRSYNRQGAAHRDGLRFGRKVGQPVENGGLVEYFFGKDGNEHLHYDKFSSFLKQLHDEIVRLEFSHYDVKSSQTIPVKDFALSMVASADMNHINKLLDRVDDLDDNADLKDLRITFEEFKAFADLRRRLEPFAMAIFSYGKINGLLTKQDLKRAASHVCGVDLTDNVVDIIFHVFDADRDGNLSSEEFLRSLQRRESDIRQPTTSGFLGVVACWLNCTKCSLQQMLPQ from the exons atggccgccgcgctgACCCGCCTCCGATCCGCCGTCGGGCGGCTCGGGCCGTCCCGCGCACGCGCCTTCTCCGCAGcagccgccgaggccgaggccgaggccgcggGCCCGCGCCGCGACTCTAGGGctttcgccgcggcggcggtggccgccgggTCGGGGCTGGGGATCTGGCTGCTGCCCTCGAGCCCGCAGCCGCTCGCGGACTCCGGCCAGGtggcggacgccgccgccgaagccggcgGAGGCAAGGGGGCCTTCTCCGCGTTTTTCGGCGGTGTCGGAGCCGCgggggagcgggaggaggatcgCAGGTTCCTGGTTGGAG ACTCGTATCGCAGGAGGGTGTTCTTCAACTACGAGAAGAGGATTAGGACGCGCAGCCCTCCAGAGAAG ATCTTTGAGTACTTTGCGTCTGTCCACAGCCCAGAGGGTGAGATGTACATGCTACCTACCGATTTGATGAGGGCGGTTGTTCCTGTTTTCCCTCCATCCGAGTCGAAAATTGTAAGAGAAGGGAGGTTGAGGGGGGAACGCCACCCGGGCGAGCTACATTGTGCTCTGTCTGAGTTTTTTATGCTATTCGATACAAATGGTGATGGAGTCATCTCCTTTTCTGA GTATATCTTCTTTGTAACATTACTCAGCATCCCTGAATCAAGCTTCAATGTGGCTTTCAAGATGTTTGACCTTGACCACAATGG GGAAATTGACAAAGATGAGTTTAAGAAAGTGATGACACTGATGCGGTCCTATAATAGGCAAGGAGCTGCCCACAGGGATGGTTTACGCTTTGGACGTAAAGTTGGCCAGCCGGTGGAAAATGGTGGACTGGTTGAGTACTTCTTCGGCAAGGATGGGAATGAACATTTACACTATGACAAGTTCTCTAGCTTTTTGAAGCAGTTGCATGATGAG ATTGTTCGCTTGGAGTTCAGTCACTATGATGTGAAATCATCCCAGACAATACCTGTGAAAGACTTTGCATTGTCCATGGTTGCTTCTGCTGACATGAATCACATAAACAAGCTCCTGGACAGAGTTGATGATTTGGACGACAATGCTGATCTCAAGGATCTGCGCATTACCTTTGAG GAGTTCAAGGCATTTGCTGATCTTCGGCGAAGGTTGGAACCATTTGCAATGGCTATCTTCAGCTATGGTAAAATAAACGGTTTGTTGACGAAGCAAGATCTAAAACGGGCTGCATCACAT GTTTGTGGAGTGGACTTGACTGACAATGTAGTGGACATAATTTTCCATGTGTTTGATGCTGACCGAGATGGTAACCTAAGCTCAGAGGAGTTCCTGAGGTCATTACAAAGACGAGAGAGTGACATTCGCCAGCCAACAACTTCAGGTTTCCTAGGGGTGGTTGCCTGCTGGCTGAACTGCACAAAGTGCTCTCTTCAACAGATGCTGCCGCAGTAG